A segment of the Bacteroidales bacterium genome:
GCATCAATCCATGTGTTGTTGATAGATAAGCCCACATAAGCATAAGGTTCTGTAGTAACGGTTAAAGTAGGTGTTCCAACCGGTACAGAATTTAGATAAGAGGCCGATAAGGGTGTTGGTATGCCCATATATGGTAATAACGATGGGTCGCCCATTAAATGATACATTTCCCAATAATAAACATTGTTTGATCCCGATTGTTCTACGGCTAAATTGCCTCCATAATTGATTTGTGCAGCCGATACAAACCATTCGTTAGTTGGTTCTCCTTGAGAGTGGAATAAACGATCGTAAAAACCAAGTTTGGTTGCATCGTAGGTAGGATTTGCTGTTATAGATTTAACACCGGTTGAGTAATAGAAATCTTCGTTCCAATAAGAATAATCGGATGCTCCAATATAAGCAATTGCTCCTTTATTGGCAGCGCGAAGTATAGCTTCGCCAAAACACTCCGTTTCGTCAAATTTATTACTTTGACAACAGTTGCCTATCAAAAGCCCATATTTATGTGCATTGGTAAAGTTTGGAATATCGCTGGTAGAGACACTCGGATCAGACCATCCCGATGGGCCACAATGTGCAGTATAATTACCAAAGCCCACACCATCACTAATATTTTGCTTAATAGCAGGAGCAGCTTGAGAGCTATTAGAAGTAATGGGCGAGCCACTACCATATAAATAAGTATAGGGCGAAATACCATTACTCGTATTAGTATAATATTGATTAGCATAATTTATCTGACCATTGCCATAGGTAGGAGCATTGCTTGCATCAACACCGGCTATCATAACAGCATATTGTAAATACGAAGGGTCAGGCATTTGGTATTGTTCATATTCCAATATTTTATCTAAAATTGCTTGGAGCTGAGTTGTAGATGTTGCCGACATGCGTCCAATATACATATCGGGTATAATATCGTTGCTTCCGTTCATAGTGCCATAATAAGTATCGGTTGGATGTGATCCTGTTGTTCCAGAAAATGTTGGTACTTGAGTAATATCACCAACTAACAGCAAATAACTGGGAGCAGGATTTTGAGGCGTCCCATTGGTATATTGCGTAGTAATGTAATTTTTAATAGCTGTGGTTGTAGTACCAATAACATCGGTATAAGCAACCGTTACTTTATAACCCTGACGAGTTTTTAATTGAATAAAAGGTTGCAAGGTGGTTTCGAACATACGAGCACTAATAATTAAATACGAAATTGGATATTGGGTAATTTGATCTTTAAGCACATCAGACGAATAATTGATAACGGTATTTTTTAGTTGATTTTCGAAAACCGGAGAGAAATATTTTTTCTTAATCTTTTGTGTTTTAACATAATTTGCATTTTTAAAATGAATGCTAAATTGAATATTTTTAAAAATTTTAATCGTATTGGAAACAGGATTATACTGCACGGGCGAAATAACAAGGCGAGCTAACCGAGCCGAGCGTGCAATACCTGATTCTTGAACTTCAACCAAGGGTGTCGCTATAAAATCGTCGGTGCTATATGCTTCCATGTTTTTGATAAAAGCAACCGAATTCGGATCTTGGTCTTTACGCAACGATGGCTGCATAGGAATAATAGGGTTTATAAAACCTGATTCGTTCAGGTTAATAATCTCCTCGTCGAAACTTAAAATACTTACTTCTACCTGAGCATCCATGGGGATTTCGATTAGTTGCTTATACGAAGGCAATGCCGGAAAACCTATTTTACCGATAGGAATAAAATTTTCAGCTTCCAATTCGGTGTAGAGTTGACCTTTTTTAAGGTTTTCTTTAATTTTTATTTCGTTGATACTAAAAGAAAAATCAACCCCATCAAAGGCTTGTTGTTTAATGGTAAGTCCTTTTTTTTCGGCTAATTTTATAGTTTTTTCACTGATAGAAAAAGCCATATTCATTGCCAAAATAAACACAAAAAGTAAAAATCCGATTTTCATATAAATTATTTTAAAACGTTTTAGTA
Coding sequences within it:
- a CDS encoding Gingipain R; the protein is MKIGFLLFVFILAMNMAFSISEKTIKLAEKKGLTIKQQAFDGVDFSFSINEIKIKENLKKGQLYTELEAENFIPIGKIGFPALPSYKQLIEIPMDAQVEVSILSFDEEIINLNESGFINPIIPMQPSLRKDQDPNSVAFIKNMEAYSTDDFIATPLVEVQESGIARSARLARLVISPVQYNPVSNTIKIFKNIQFSIHFKNANYVKTQKIKKKYFSPVFENQLKNTVINYSSDVLKDQITQYPISYLIISARMFETTLQPFIQLKTRQGYKVTVAYTDVIGTTTTAIKNYITTQYTNGTPQNPAPSYLLLVGDITQVPTFSGTTGSHPTDTYYGTMNGSNDIIPDMYIGRMSATSTTQLQAILDKILEYEQYQMPDPSYLQYAVMIAGVDASNAPTYGNGQINYANQYYTNTSNGISPYTYLYGSGSPITSNSSQAAPAIKQNISDGVGFGNYTAHCGPSGWSDPSVSTSDIPNFTNAHKYGLLIGNCCQSNKFDETECFGEAILRAANKGAIAYIGASDYSYWNEDFYYSTGVKSITANPTYDATKLGFYDRLFHSQGEPTNEWFVSAAQINYGGNLAVEQSGSNNVYYWEMYHLMGDPSLLPYMGIPTPLSASYLNSVPVGTPTLTVTTEPYAYVGLSINNTWIDA